A window from Thalassophryne amazonica chromosome 15, fThaAma1.1, whole genome shotgun sequence encodes these proteins:
- the LOC117525905 gene encoding F-box only protein 8-like: MGQALWRLPPRQQQQLQEELADRLADRGGGRREQGRAGGTQRRGPQSCYSPDIYHLLRTRKGGKEQHGFIDLEMLPPELGITILSYLNATDLCLAGCVWQELGNDEYLWQGLCKSTWGHCSIYNRRLPVGFSYRRLYLQLDEGSLTFNANPQEGISYFMSKGILVDHPTELAKFIFYTRRLNWKMLRIYLDERRDVLDELVTLHNFSNQFLPNALRDFFRHIHAPEERGEYLETLITKFSHRFCTCNPGLVRELGLSPDAVYVLCYSLILLSIDLTSPHVKNKMSKREFIRNTRRATHNVSDDFVGHLYDNIYLIGHVAA; encoded by the exons ATGGGTCAGGCACTGTGGAGGCTTCCTCCCAGACAACAGCAACAGCTTCAGGAAGAGCTAGCAGACCGACTGGCTGATCGAGGAGGAGGAAGACGAGAGCAAG GGAGAGCTGGAGGAACCCAAAGAAGAGGTCCCCAGAGCTGTTACAGTCCAGACATCTACCATCTGCTGAGAACTCGCAAAGGAG GCAAAGAGCAGCATGGCTTTATAGATTTGGAGATGCTTCCACCAGAATTAGGCATCACTATATTGTCTTACTTGAATGCTACGGACCTGTGCCTGGCCGGCTGTGTGTGGCAGGAACTTGGAAATGACGAATATCTGTGGCAGGG ACTGTGTAAGTCAACTTGGGGTCACTGCTCCATCTACAACAGAAGACTACCGGTTGGTTTCTCCTATCGGAGACTTTACCTGCAGCTGGATGAAGGCAGCCTAACATTCAACGCTAACCCTCAGGAG GGTATCAGTTATTTCATGTCTAAAGGAATACTCGTGGACCATCCCACTGAGCTTGCCAAGTTCATCTTCTACACCAGACGGCTCAACTGGAAGATGTTAAGGATTTACCTGGATGAAAG GCGTGATGTGCTGGATGAGTTAGTGACCCTCCATAACTTCAGCAACCAGTTCCTGCCCAATGCTCTGCGGGACTTCTTTAGACACATCCATGCACCAGAGGAAAGAGGAGAATATCTAGAAACCCTGATCACAAAGTTCAGCCACAGATTTTGTACCTGCAACCCAGGCCTTGTTCGAGAACTGGGCCTCAGTCCTG ACGCTGTGTACGTGCTGTGCTACAGTCTGATCCTGCTGTCAATCGATCTCACCAGTCCTCACGTCAAAAACAAAATGTCCAAGAGGGAGTTTATCCGGAACACTCGCCGAGCAACCCACAATGTCTCTGATGACTTTGTGGGTCATCTCTATGACAACATATACCTGATAGGACACGTGGCTGCGTAG